From Virgibacillus natechei, the proteins below share one genomic window:
- a CDS encoding DUF2507 domain-containing protein, translating into MTQKQKPLLVSQLDELHTAGAGYDILRYISLPEVLGTQSDTLLYFMGRNLARKFDIKALEDIYYIFEKLGWGNLDLIKEKRKELTFHLMADSVAQRLSASFETDFRLEGGFLAESIQMIREEKECECVEKINYKIHQIEFTVIYTD; encoded by the coding sequence ATGACACAAAAACAGAAACCACTTCTTGTCTCGCAACTCGACGAATTACATACAGCTGGAGCTGGGTATGATATATTGCGCTATATTAGTTTACCTGAAGTATTAGGAACACAATCCGATACACTCTTATATTTTATGGGAAGAAATCTAGCTAGAAAATTTGATATAAAAGCTTTAGAAGACATTTATTATATTTTCGAAAAATTAGGTTGGGGTAATTTAGATTTAATTAAAGAGAAAAGAAAAGAACTTACTTTTCATCTAATGGCAGATTCCGTTGCACAACGATTAAGTGCCTCATTTGAAACAGATTTTCGATTGGAAGGTGGATTCCTTGCAGAATCCATTCAAATGATAAGGGAAGAAAAAGAATGTGAATGTGTTGAAAAAATCAATTACAAAATTCACCAAATAGAGTTTACAGTAATATACACAGACTAG
- the uvrC gene encoding excinuclease ABC subunit UvrC translates to MNPSISEKLAVLPGLSGCYLMKDKHNTVIYVGKSKRLKNRVRSYFTGANDHKTQRLVQEIDDFEYIVTTSEIEALILEMNLIKKYDPKYNVMLKDDKTYPYLKITTERHPRLLVTRNIKKDKGKYFGPYPNVIAARETKRLLDRLYPLRKCNNPRGRPCLYYHMGQCLACSESPPSVEEYKTIAQKITSFLHGGYKSIKNDISNKMYEASEHLNFERAKEMRDQIQHIEVVMEQQKMTLTDRADRDIFGYSYDKGWMCIQTFFVRQGNLIERDVAVFPFFDDPEESFISYIGRFYLHQHHLKPKQILLPIGTNDELVKELLETDVHTPYRGRKKELVELAMKNAEIALKEKFSLIERDEAKTILAVEQLGEILNIEIPHRIEAFDNSNIQGTDPVSAMVAFIDGRPNKKEYRKYKIKDVEGPDDYETMREVIRRRYKRVLKEGLPLPDLIMVDGGKGQMSAALDVLENELGLDIPLCGLSKDEKHKTSELLYGVPPTVIPLSRQSQEFYLVQRIQDEVHRFAITFHRQLRGKNLFQSELDKIPGIGEKRRKLLLTHFKSIEEIRNASLIELTKLGIPKNAAENLMTHLSKGE, encoded by the coding sequence ATGAATCCATCCATAAGTGAAAAATTAGCAGTTCTCCCAGGACTGTCAGGTTGTTATTTAATGAAAGATAAACATAACACGGTTATATATGTAGGAAAGTCCAAACGTTTGAAAAACCGTGTCAGATCCTATTTTACAGGTGCAAATGATCATAAAACCCAACGTTTAGTCCAGGAAATTGATGATTTTGAATATATTGTCACAACATCAGAAATCGAAGCTCTAATTCTGGAAATGAACTTAATTAAAAAATACGACCCGAAGTATAATGTGATGTTAAAGGATGACAAGACATATCCTTATTTGAAAATAACAACGGAAAGACATCCACGATTATTAGTTACGCGTAATATAAAAAAAGATAAAGGAAAATATTTTGGGCCATACCCAAATGTGATTGCGGCAAGGGAAACGAAAAGACTTCTCGATCGATTGTATCCGTTAAGGAAATGTAATAATCCGCGTGGTAGACCTTGTCTTTATTACCATATGGGTCAGTGTCTGGCGTGTAGTGAAAGTCCGCCATCTGTGGAGGAATATAAAACAATCGCACAGAAGATTACTTCTTTTTTACATGGCGGATATAAATCTATAAAAAATGATATTAGTAATAAAATGTATGAGGCGAGTGAACACCTCAATTTTGAGCGAGCAAAAGAAATGCGAGATCAGATTCAACACATTGAGGTCGTAATGGAACAACAAAAGATGACATTAACGGATCGTGCGGACAGGGATATTTTCGGATATAGTTATGATAAAGGATGGATGTGTATACAAACCTTCTTTGTCAGGCAGGGAAATTTGATTGAACGGGATGTAGCAGTATTTCCGTTTTTTGATGATCCAGAGGAGTCTTTCATTAGTTACATTGGTCGATTCTATCTCCATCAGCACCATCTTAAACCAAAGCAAATATTGTTGCCAATTGGAACCAATGATGAGTTAGTGAAAGAATTACTCGAAACGGATGTTCATACACCGTATAGAGGGCGAAAAAAAGAATTGGTTGAACTAGCAATGAAGAATGCAGAAATTGCTTTGAAAGAGAAGTTTTCCTTAATTGAGCGAGATGAAGCGAAAACGATTCTTGCTGTTGAACAACTGGGTGAAATTCTCAACATTGAAATACCACATCGAATTGAAGCCTTCGATAATTCAAATATTCAGGGAACGGATCCCGTTTCTGCTATGGTTGCTTTTATAGACGGACGACCAAATAAAAAAGAATACCGTAAGTATAAAATTAAAGATGTAGAAGGCCCTGATGATTATGAAACAATGAGAGAAGTTATCAGGAGACGATATAAAAGAGTGTTAAAAGAAGGTCTTCCTTTACCCGATTTAATAATGGTTGATGGTGGAAAAGGACAAATGAGTGCCGCTTTAGACGTCTTAGAGAATGAATTAGGTTTGGATATCCCTTTATGTGGGTTGTCAAAAGACGAAAAACATAAGACGAGTGAACTATTATACGGGGTTCCTCCAACAGTGATTCCTTTATCCAGGCAGTCTCAGGAATTTTATTTAGTACAGCGAATACAGGACGAAGTACACAGGTTTGCTATTACGTTTCACCGTCAATTACGCGGTAAGAATTTATTCCAATCTGAATTAGATAAAATTCCAGGAATAGGAGAAAAGAGAAGAAAATTATTATTAACACATTTTAAATCAATCGAAGAAATAAGGAATGCTTCCTTAATCGAGTTGACAAAGTTAGGTATTCCTAAGAATGCAGCTGAAAACCTGATGACGCATTTATCAAAGGGTGAATAA
- the trxA gene encoding thioredoxin, with amino-acid sequence MAIVHVSDQDFTKETSEGLVLADFWAPWCGPCKMIAPVLEEIDGEMEEKVQIVKLDVDENQETAGKYGVMSIPTLLLFKDGNVVDQVIGFQPKEALVDLINKHA; translated from the coding sequence ATGGCTATCGTACATGTATCAGATCAAGATTTCACAAAGGAAACTTCTGAAGGGTTAGTGTTAGCAGACTTTTGGGCGCCATGGTGTGGACCTTGTAAAATGATTGCACCTGTATTGGAAGAAATTGATGGCGAAATGGAAGAAAAAGTCCAAATCGTTAAACTTGATGTAGACGAAAACCAAGAAACAGCTGGTAAATATGGCGTGATGAGTATCCCGACATTATTACTATTTAAAGATGGTAATGTTGTAGATCAAGTTATCGGCTTTCAACCTAAAGAAGCACTTGTTGATTTAATAAACAAACATGCGTAA
- a CDS encoding electron transfer flavoprotein subunit alpha/FixB family protein, whose protein sequence is MSNKLLVIGESRDGSLRNVTFEAIATGKKINTDAEIVGVLCGDDVSNDQAQEMIYYGADRVITVNHENLKTYTSEGYGQALMAVINEESPDGIVMGHTSVGKDLTPKLASKLGSGLISDAVDMEVDGDTVAFIRPIYSGKAFEKKVITNGVTFITIRPNNIPMLERDESRSGDVSSKEVDITDIKTIIKDVVRKAADGVDLSEANVIVAGGRGVKSEEGFKPLYELADILGGAVGASRGACDAEYCDYSLQIGQTGKVVTPDLYIAVGISGAIQHLAGMSNSKVIVAINKDAESNIFNVADYGIVGDLFDIVPQLIEEIKKYQ, encoded by the coding sequence ATGAGTAATAAATTACTAGTTATAGGTGAAAGTAGAGACGGTTCTTTACGTAATGTTACATTTGAAGCAATTGCAACGGGAAAGAAAATAAATACGGACGCAGAAATCGTTGGTGTATTATGTGGTGACGACGTGTCAAATGATCAAGCGCAGGAAATGATCTATTATGGTGCTGATCGTGTCATTACTGTTAATCACGAAAATTTGAAAACGTATACATCCGAAGGCTATGGTCAAGCGTTAATGGCGGTAATCAACGAAGAGTCGCCTGATGGAATTGTGATGGGTCATACATCTGTTGGTAAGGATCTAACGCCAAAGCTTGCCAGTAAGTTAGGGTCTGGTTTAATATCAGATGCAGTGGATATGGAAGTGGATGGTGATACGGTTGCGTTTATCAGGCCAATTTATTCGGGGAAAGCATTTGAGAAGAAAGTTATTACAAACGGTGTCACCTTTATAACCATAAGACCGAATAACATTCCGATGTTAGAACGCGATGAATCACGTTCGGGAGACGTGTCTTCAAAAGAAGTTGATATAACGGACATCAAAACTATCATTAAGGATGTAGTTCGTAAAGCAGCTGACGGTGTAGATTTATCAGAAGCAAATGTTATCGTAGCTGGTGGACGTGGAGTAAAAAGTGAAGAAGGATTTAAACCACTATATGAGTTAGCGGATATATTAGGAGGTGCTGTAGGTGCATCAAGAGGTGCATGTGACGCTGAGTACTGTGACTATTCCTTACAAATTGGTCAAACAGGTAAAGTTGTAACACCTGATCTGTATATAGCTGTTGGAATCTCTGGAGCGATCCAACATCTAGCTGGTATGTCCAATTCAAAAGTTATTGTGGCAATTAACAAAGATGCAGAATCCAATATTTTCAATGTAGCGGACTATGGTATCGTTGGTGACCTGTTTGATATCGTCCCTCAACTAATAGAAGAAATTAAAAAATATCAATAA
- a CDS encoding electron transfer flavoprotein subunit beta/FixA family protein — MNIYVLLKKTFDTEEKINVSNGEIEDDGAEFIINPYDEYAVEEAITQRDAHGGEVTVVTVGDEESEKQLRTALAMGADKAVLINTEDDLEEGDQYTTAKILEAFFEDKEADLILAGNVAIDEASGQVGPRLAESLGISFVTTITSLNIDGETANIEKDVEGDVAVIETSLPVLVTCQQGLNEPRYPSLPGIMKAKKKPLDELEIDDLDLDEDDVEAKTKTVEIFLPPEKEAGRVLEGDVSEQVQELVSLLRNEKKVL, encoded by the coding sequence ATGAATATCTACGTATTATTAAAAAAGACTTTCGATACAGAGGAAAAAATCAATGTATCAAATGGTGAGATTGAAGACGATGGTGCAGAATTTATCATAAATCCATATGATGAGTACGCAGTTGAAGAAGCAATAACCCAACGTGATGCACATGGGGGAGAGGTCACTGTTGTAACGGTTGGTGATGAAGAGTCGGAAAAACAATTACGTACCGCATTAGCTATGGGGGCAGACAAAGCGGTTTTAATAAATACAGAAGATGATCTTGAAGAAGGAGATCAATACACAACTGCAAAAATCTTAGAAGCGTTCTTTGAAGATAAAGAAGCTGACTTAATACTTGCAGGTAATGTTGCGATTGATGAAGCAAGTGGTCAGGTTGGCCCAAGGTTAGCTGAAAGTCTAGGAATCTCGTTTGTCACTACCATTACAAGTTTAAATATAGATGGAGAAACGGCTAATATCGAAAAGGATGTAGAAGGGGATGTAGCGGTTATCGAAACAAGCCTACCTGTTCTTGTGACATGTCAGCAAGGTTTGAATGAGCCTCGTTACCCATCACTACCTGGTATTATGAAGGCAAAAAAGAAACCATTGGACGAACTTGAAATTGATGACCTGGATTTAGATGAAGATGATGTAGAAGCAAAAACTAAAACAGTTGAGATATTTTTACCGCCTGAAAAAGAAGCAGGAAGAGTCCTGGAGGGCGATGTATCTGAGCAAGTTCAAGAGTTGGTTTCCTTACTTAGAAACGAAAAAAAAGTATTATAA
- a CDS encoding enoyl-CoA hydratase — MTIAYELKDHVAYLTIQSPPANALSSTLIYDLAEKLDGIAQNTAIKAIVLKGEGKFFSAGADIKEFTSLQNAADYEVLAEKGQQLFDRIEHFSIPVIASIHGAALGGGLELAMACHIRVVTENAKLGLPETTLGIIPGFAGTQRLPQYVGTAKAYEMILTGEPISGGEAQSLGLANKVVKPEELDHETMKLVSKIAEKSSVSINSIMNLIPYAKTEQFSKGVQAEAKAFGKVFGSDDAKEGVQAFIEKRKPNFQDK, encoded by the coding sequence TTGACTATTGCATATGAATTGAAGGACCATGTAGCTTATTTAACAATCCAAAGTCCACCAGCAAACGCATTATCTAGCACATTAATTTATGATCTTGCTGAAAAGCTTGATGGTATCGCACAAAATACTGCTATTAAAGCAATTGTATTGAAGGGAGAAGGGAAGTTTTTCTCTGCAGGTGCAGATATTAAAGAATTTACTTCTTTACAAAATGCAGCCGATTATGAAGTGCTAGCAGAAAAGGGACAGCAATTATTTGATCGAATTGAACACTTTTCAATTCCGGTTATTGCATCCATTCATGGCGCAGCCTTAGGTGGCGGACTGGAGCTTGCAATGGCTTGTCATATAAGGGTTGTTACGGAAAATGCTAAACTAGGCCTTCCAGAAACCACCTTGGGGATTATTCCTGGATTTGCGGGAACACAGCGGTTGCCGCAATATGTTGGAACAGCTAAAGCTTACGAAATGATACTGACCGGGGAACCTATCAGTGGGGGTGAAGCACAATCGCTTGGACTTGCTAATAAAGTCGTAAAACCTGAGGAACTCGATCATGAAACTATGAAACTAGTAAGTAAGATCGCGGAGAAAAGTAGTGTTTCAATAAATAGTATTATGAACTTAATACCATATGCAAAAACAGAACAGTTTTCCAAAGGCGTACAAGCAGAAGCTAAAGCATTTGGTAAGGTATTCGGTTCAGATGACGCAAAAGAAGGCGTGCAGGCTTTTATTGAGAAACGTAAACCTAATTTCCAGGATAAGTAA
- a CDS encoding TetR/AcrR family transcriptional regulator: MKKSKPKYNQIIEAAVIVIAENGYHASQVSKIANKAGVADGTIYLYFKNKEDILVSVFEEKMGQFIERIVEGINEKQKANEKLFTLVEMHLRQLSEDHHLAIVTQLELRQSNSALRQQINKVLKPYLAVIDEIVKEGMEENIFRDDLNIRLVRQMIFGTIDEIVTNWIMKDGKYDLVKQAPTIHTLLSNGLTVK, encoded by the coding sequence ATGAAAAAGTCAAAACCAAAATACAATCAAATAATTGAAGCGGCAGTCATAGTAATAGCCGAAAATGGCTATCATGCTTCACAGGTTTCCAAGATTGCCAATAAAGCGGGGGTGGCAGATGGGACGATCTATCTTTATTTTAAGAATAAAGAAGATATCCTTGTTTCTGTATTTGAAGAGAAAATGGGTCAATTCATTGAACGGATTGTAGAAGGGATTAATGAAAAGCAAAAAGCAAATGAAAAATTGTTTACGTTAGTAGAGATGCATTTACGTCAGCTTTCAGAGGATCATCATTTAGCAATCGTTACGCAATTGGAATTAAGGCAATCCAATTCAGCTTTACGTCAGCAAATAAATAAAGTATTAAAACCTTACCTGGCCGTTATTGATGAGATAGTCAAAGAAGGCATGGAAGAGAATATCTTTCGGGATGATCTAAACATTCGTCTTGTACGTCAAATGATATTCGGAACAATTGATGAAATTGTAACAAATTGGATAATGAAAGACGGAAAGTACGATTTAGTTAAACAGGCACCGACTATTCATACTTTATTATCGAACGGACTTACTGTAAAATAA
- a CDS encoding long-chain-fatty-acid--CoA ligase — protein sequence MEQVKNWQSHYPPEIPTTIDYEEKSLHAFLEESAERYGEKKALYFEGKELSFQELYSQSKKMANYMQSLGLRKGDKVAVMLPNSPQAVISYYATLMAGAIVVQTNPLYKERELEYQLKDSGASFIVCLDILLPRVTNVRGNTELKHTIVTGIKDYLPFPKNLVYPFIQKKQYNMVVKVEQSEETHVWKQMIAQTSENYDEVEIDPVEDLALLQYTGGTTGNPKGVMLTHYNLVANVQMCKAWLHKTKDGEEIVLGVLPFFHVYGMTTVMNMSIMQGSKMILLPNFDAEKVLKTIEKLKPTLFPGAPTIYVGLLSHPDLNKYDLSSIQACISGSAPLPIDVQEQFEKITGGSLVEGYGLTESSPVTHANFVWGNRVNGSIGVPWPDTDSKIFSMESGEEANTGEVGEIAVKGPQIMRGYWNNQEETDNVLKNGWLYTGDLGYVDEDGYFYVVDRKKDIIIAGGYNIYPREVEEVLYEHECIQEAVVAGIPDPYRGETVKAYVVLKDGYTVTEEELNTHCRENLASFKVPRIYDFREELPKTAVGKILKRQLVEEEKEEKNIASQTT from the coding sequence ATGGAACAAGTGAAAAATTGGCAATCGCATTATCCACCGGAAATACCGACCACGATTGACTATGAGGAGAAGTCATTGCATGCTTTTTTGGAGGAAAGTGCTGAACGTTACGGTGAAAAGAAAGCGCTTTATTTTGAAGGGAAAGAACTAAGTTTCCAAGAGCTTTATTCACAATCTAAAAAAATGGCTAACTACATGCAATCCTTGGGGTTACGTAAAGGAGATAAAGTTGCTGTCATGTTACCCAATTCCCCCCAAGCAGTTATTAGTTACTATGCAACACTTATGGCTGGAGCAATAGTTGTACAAACCAATCCGTTGTATAAAGAGCGAGAATTGGAGTATCAACTCAAGGATTCTGGCGCGAGTTTCATTGTTTGCTTAGATATTTTATTACCGAGAGTAACAAATGTACGTGGTAATACCGAACTGAAACATACCATTGTTACAGGAATTAAAGATTATTTACCATTTCCGAAAAATCTCGTATATCCATTTATACAAAAAAAGCAATATAACATGGTTGTAAAAGTAGAGCAGAGCGAAGAGACACATGTCTGGAAGCAAATGATTGCTCAGACATCTGAGAATTATGACGAGGTTGAAATTGATCCGGTAGAGGATTTAGCCTTATTACAATACACAGGTGGAACAACGGGGAATCCAAAAGGGGTCATGCTAACACATTATAATTTGGTAGCTAATGTTCAAATGTGCAAGGCTTGGCTTCATAAAACAAAAGACGGAGAAGAAATTGTATTAGGTGTGCTGCCATTTTTCCATGTTTATGGTATGACGACCGTAATGAATATGTCGATTATGCAAGGATCGAAAATGATTCTTTTACCTAATTTTGATGCAGAAAAAGTATTAAAAACAATTGAAAAGTTAAAACCAACGTTATTTCCTGGAGCGCCAACAATCTATGTTGGTCTGTTGAGTCACCCTGATTTAAACAAATATGATTTATCATCAATTCAGGCTTGCATAAGTGGCTCTGCACCGTTGCCAATCGACGTGCAGGAACAATTTGAAAAGATAACAGGCGGTAGTCTAGTGGAAGGATATGGGCTAACGGAATCGTCACCAGTTACGCATGCAAATTTTGTCTGGGGTAATCGTGTGAATGGAAGTATCGGAGTGCCATGGCCGGATACAGACTCAAAGATTTTTTCAATGGAATCAGGTGAAGAGGCGAATACAGGTGAAGTAGGAGAAATCGCTGTAAAAGGTCCGCAAATTATGAGGGGTTATTGGAATAATCAAGAAGAAACAGATAATGTTTTAAAAAATGGTTGGTTATACACGGGTGACCTTGGTTATGTAGATGAGGATGGATATTTTTATGTAGTAGATCGCAAAAAAGACATCATAATAGCAGGTGGTTATAATATTTATCCACGAGAGGTTGAAGAAGTACTTTATGAACATGAATGCATTCAAGAAGCAGTTGTCGCAGGTATACCAGATCCATATCGTGGAGAAACAGTGAAAGCTTATGTGGTATTAAAGGATGGATATACCGTCACAGAAGAAGAATTAAATACGCATTGTAGAGAAAATCTTGCATCATTTAAAGTTCCCAGAATATATGATTTTCGGGAAGAATTACCTAAAACAGCTGTAGGTAAGATCTTGAAACGACAGTTAGTTGAAGAGGAAAAAGAAGAAAAAAATATAGCAAGTCAAACCACTTGA